One Oryza glaberrima chromosome 10, OglaRS2, whole genome shotgun sequence DNA segment encodes these proteins:
- the LOC127752791 gene encoding pyridoxine/pyridoxamine 5'-phosphate oxidase 1, chloroplastic isoform X2, which produces MLTVAASALLRNNKKSTAAACFSLAMPFLLSSPTPPPPPPHSSLPRSPSPRPRLPLPPPRRAALITAAQDPRWRRAMASLAVSASASASGEEVTHLAQREAAEIDEQLMGPLGFSVDQLMELAGLSVAAAVVEVYKLGEHTRVLVICGPGNNGGDGLVAARHLHHFGYKPSVCYPKRTPKPLYSGLCTQLESLTIPFVPVEDLPANLSEEFDIIIDAMFGFSFHGTPRPPFDDLINRLVSLSAIDNSAKRPAIVSVDIPSGWHVEEGDINGGGFKPDMLVSLTAPKLCAKKFTGPHHFLGGRFVPPPIVSKYKLHLPPYPGTSMCVRIGKAPSVDISSLRENYISPELLENQVMPDPFDQFVRWFDEAVTAGLREPNAMALTTADKEGKPSSRMVLLKGVDKQGFVWYTNYGSQKAHDLSENPNAALLFYWNEMNRQVRVEGSVQKVPEEESEKYFHSRPRGSQLGAIVSKQSTIIPGREVLQQAYKELEQKYSDGVIPKPDYWGGYRLTPKLFEFWQGQQSRLHDRLQYSLREVDRSTVWHIESCKESQLLDDVSAMIRSRV; this is translated from the exons ATGCTGACCGTGGCGGCTTCCGCACTCCTCCGCAACAACAAAAAATCCACCGCCGCGGCCTGCTTCTCCCTTGCTAtgcccttcctcctctcctcccccacccctcctcctcccccacctcacTCCTCTCTCCCCCGGAGCCCtagccctcgccctcgcctcccgctcccgccaccccgccgcgccgccctcatCACCGCCGCGCAGGAccctcggtggcggcgggccaTGGCGTCGCTGGCCGTCTCGGcgtccgcgtcggcgtcgggggAGGAGGTGACGCACCTCGcgcagcgggaggcggcggagatcgACGAGCAGCTCATGGGCCCGCTCGGCTTCAGCGTCGACCAGCTCATG gAGCTTGCGGGGCTTAGCGTTGCGGCGGCGGTTGTGGAG GTTTACAAGTTGGGTGAACATACAAGGGTGCTAGTAATCTGTGGTCCAGGAAATAATGGTGGTGATGGTCTGGTAGCTgctcgtcatcttcatcacttTGGGTACAAGCCTTCTGTATGTTATCCAAAACGCACGCCCAAGCCTCTGTATTCTGGCCTTTGTACTCAG CTTGAATCACTAACAATCCCTTTCGTTCCTGTTGAAGACCTACCTGCAAATTTATCGGAGGAGTTTGACATCATTATTGATGCAATGTTTGGTTTTTCGTTTCATG GAACACCAAGACCACCATTTGATGATCTTATCAACAGGCTTGTTTCACTGAGTGCTATTGATAATTCTGCTAAAAGACCAGCAATTGTTTCTGTTGATATCCCTTCGGGGTGGCACGTTGAAGAGGGAGATATCAATGGAGGAGGGTTTAAACCTGATATGCTG GTATCATTGACTGCACCAAAGCTCTGTGCAAAAAAATTTACCGGTCCACACCATTTTCTTGGGGGTAGATTTGTTCCCCCACCTATTGTGAGCAAATATAAGCTTCATCTTCCTCCATATCCCGGTACCTCAATGTGTGTGAGAATTGGAAAAGCTCCATCTGTTGACATTTCATCTCTAAGAGAAAATTACATCTCCCCTGAACTTCTCGAGAATCAGGTGATGCCTGATCCATTTGATCAG TTCGTTAGATGGTTTGATGAAGCTGTTACTGCTGGTCTACGTGAACCAAATGCTATGGCTTTAACAACTGCCGATAAGGAGGGAAAACC TTCGTCAAGAATGGTTCTTTTAAAGGGTGTTGATAAGCAGGGATTTGTTTG GTATACAAATTATGGTAGCCAGAAGGCACATGATTTATCTGAGAATCCAAATGCCGCTCTGCTTTTCTACTGGAATGAGATGAACCGGCAG GTAAGAGTAGAAGGTTCTGTTCAGAAGGTTCCAGAAGAAGAATCTGAGAAGTATTTCCACAGCCGCCCACGAGGGAGTCAACTTGGTGCAATAGTCAGCAAGCAG AGCACTATCATTCCTGGAAGGGAAGTTCTTCAGCAGGCGTACAAGGAATTGGAACAAAAGTATTCTGATGG CGTGATCCCAAAACCTGATTACTGGGGTGGGTACAGATTAACACCAAAACTTTTTGAGTTCTGGCAAGGCCAACAGTCTCGACTGCATGACCG GCTTCAGTATTCACTGCGAGAAGTAGATAGGAGCACGGTATGGCACATCGAGAG CTGCAAGGAGTCCCAATTGCTCGATGATGTTAGTGCCATGATTAGGTCGCGTGTTTGA
- the LOC127752791 gene encoding pyridoxine/pyridoxamine 5'-phosphate oxidase 1, chloroplastic isoform X1, giving the protein MLTVAASALLRNNKKSTAAACFSLAMPFLLSSPTPPPPPPHSSLPRSPSPRPRLPLPPPRRAALITAAQDPRWRRAMASLAVSASASASGEEVTHLAQREAAEIDEQLMGPLGFSVDQLMELAGLSVAAAVVEVYKLGEHTRVLVICGPGNNGGDGLVAARHLHHFGYKPSVCYPKRTPKPLYSGLCTQLESLTIPFVPVEDLPANLSEEFDIIIDAMFGFSFHGTPRPPFDDLINRLVSLSAIDNSAKRPAIVSVDIPSGWHVEEGDINGGGFKPDMLVSLTAPKLCAKKFTGPHHFLGGRFVPPPIVSKYKLHLPPYPGTSMCVRIGKAPSVDISSLRENYISPELLENQVMPDPFDQFVRWFDEAVTAGLREPNAMALTTADKEGKPSSRMVLLKGVDKQGFVWYTNYGSQKAHDLSENPNAALLFYWNEMNRQVRVEGSVQKVPEEESEKYFHSRPRGSQLGAIVSKQSTIIPGREVLQQAYKELEQKYSDGSVIPKPDYWGGYRLTPKLFEFWQGQQSRLHDRLQYSLREVDRSTVWHIESCKESQLLDDVSAMIRSRV; this is encoded by the exons ATGCTGACCGTGGCGGCTTCCGCACTCCTCCGCAACAACAAAAAATCCACCGCCGCGGCCTGCTTCTCCCTTGCTAtgcccttcctcctctcctcccccacccctcctcctcccccacctcacTCCTCTCTCCCCCGGAGCCCtagccctcgccctcgcctcccgctcccgccaccccgccgcgccgccctcatCACCGCCGCGCAGGAccctcggtggcggcgggccaTGGCGTCGCTGGCCGTCTCGGcgtccgcgtcggcgtcgggggAGGAGGTGACGCACCTCGcgcagcgggaggcggcggagatcgACGAGCAGCTCATGGGCCCGCTCGGCTTCAGCGTCGACCAGCTCATG gAGCTTGCGGGGCTTAGCGTTGCGGCGGCGGTTGTGGAG GTTTACAAGTTGGGTGAACATACAAGGGTGCTAGTAATCTGTGGTCCAGGAAATAATGGTGGTGATGGTCTGGTAGCTgctcgtcatcttcatcacttTGGGTACAAGCCTTCTGTATGTTATCCAAAACGCACGCCCAAGCCTCTGTATTCTGGCCTTTGTACTCAG CTTGAATCACTAACAATCCCTTTCGTTCCTGTTGAAGACCTACCTGCAAATTTATCGGAGGAGTTTGACATCATTATTGATGCAATGTTTGGTTTTTCGTTTCATG GAACACCAAGACCACCATTTGATGATCTTATCAACAGGCTTGTTTCACTGAGTGCTATTGATAATTCTGCTAAAAGACCAGCAATTGTTTCTGTTGATATCCCTTCGGGGTGGCACGTTGAAGAGGGAGATATCAATGGAGGAGGGTTTAAACCTGATATGCTG GTATCATTGACTGCACCAAAGCTCTGTGCAAAAAAATTTACCGGTCCACACCATTTTCTTGGGGGTAGATTTGTTCCCCCACCTATTGTGAGCAAATATAAGCTTCATCTTCCTCCATATCCCGGTACCTCAATGTGTGTGAGAATTGGAAAAGCTCCATCTGTTGACATTTCATCTCTAAGAGAAAATTACATCTCCCCTGAACTTCTCGAGAATCAGGTGATGCCTGATCCATTTGATCAG TTCGTTAGATGGTTTGATGAAGCTGTTACTGCTGGTCTACGTGAACCAAATGCTATGGCTTTAACAACTGCCGATAAGGAGGGAAAACC TTCGTCAAGAATGGTTCTTTTAAAGGGTGTTGATAAGCAGGGATTTGTTTG GTATACAAATTATGGTAGCCAGAAGGCACATGATTTATCTGAGAATCCAAATGCCGCTCTGCTTTTCTACTGGAATGAGATGAACCGGCAG GTAAGAGTAGAAGGTTCTGTTCAGAAGGTTCCAGAAGAAGAATCTGAGAAGTATTTCCACAGCCGCCCACGAGGGAGTCAACTTGGTGCAATAGTCAGCAAGCAG AGCACTATCATTCCTGGAAGGGAAGTTCTTCAGCAGGCGTACAAGGAATTGGAACAAAAGTATTCTGATGG CAGCGTGATCCCAAAACCTGATTACTGGGGTGGGTACAGATTAACACCAAAACTTTTTGAGTTCTGGCAAGGCCAACAGTCTCGACTGCATGACCG GCTTCAGTATTCACTGCGAGAAGTAGATAGGAGCACGGTATGGCACATCGAGAG CTGCAAGGAGTCCCAATTGCTCGATGATGTTAGTGCCATGATTAGGTCGCGTGTTTGA
- the LOC127752791 gene encoding pyridoxine/pyridoxamine 5'-phosphate oxidase 1, chloroplastic isoform X3 produces MLTVAASALLRNNKKSTAAACFSLAMPFLLSSPTPPPPPPHSSLPRSPSPRPRLPLPPPRRAALITAAQDPRWRRAMASLAVSASASASGEEVTHLAQREAAEIDEQLMGPLGFSVDQLMELAGLSVAAAVVEVYKLGEHTRVLVICGPGNNGGDGLVAARHLHHFGYKPSVCYPKRTPKPLYSGLCTQLESLTIPFVPVEDLPANLSEEFDIIIDAMFGFSFHGTPRPPFDDLINRLVSLSAIDNSAKRPAIVSVDIPSGWHVEEGDINGGGFKPDMLVSLTAPKLCAKKFTGPHHFLGGRFVPPPIVSKYKLHLPPYPGTSMCVRIGKAPSVDISSLRENYISPELLENQVMPDPFDQFVRWFDEAVTAGLREPNAMALTTADKEGKPSSRMVLLKGVDKQGFVWYTNYGSQKAHDLSENPNAALLFYWNEMNRQVRVEGSVQKVPEEESEKYFHSRPRGSQLGAIVSKQSTIIPGREVLQQAYKELEQKYSDGSVIPKPDYWGGYRLTPKLFEFWQGQQSRLHDRLQYSLREVDRSTVWHIERLSP; encoded by the exons ATGCTGACCGTGGCGGCTTCCGCACTCCTCCGCAACAACAAAAAATCCACCGCCGCGGCCTGCTTCTCCCTTGCTAtgcccttcctcctctcctcccccacccctcctcctcccccacctcacTCCTCTCTCCCCCGGAGCCCtagccctcgccctcgcctcccgctcccgccaccccgccgcgccgccctcatCACCGCCGCGCAGGAccctcggtggcggcgggccaTGGCGTCGCTGGCCGTCTCGGcgtccgcgtcggcgtcgggggAGGAGGTGACGCACCTCGcgcagcgggaggcggcggagatcgACGAGCAGCTCATGGGCCCGCTCGGCTTCAGCGTCGACCAGCTCATG gAGCTTGCGGGGCTTAGCGTTGCGGCGGCGGTTGTGGAG GTTTACAAGTTGGGTGAACATACAAGGGTGCTAGTAATCTGTGGTCCAGGAAATAATGGTGGTGATGGTCTGGTAGCTgctcgtcatcttcatcacttTGGGTACAAGCCTTCTGTATGTTATCCAAAACGCACGCCCAAGCCTCTGTATTCTGGCCTTTGTACTCAG CTTGAATCACTAACAATCCCTTTCGTTCCTGTTGAAGACCTACCTGCAAATTTATCGGAGGAGTTTGACATCATTATTGATGCAATGTTTGGTTTTTCGTTTCATG GAACACCAAGACCACCATTTGATGATCTTATCAACAGGCTTGTTTCACTGAGTGCTATTGATAATTCTGCTAAAAGACCAGCAATTGTTTCTGTTGATATCCCTTCGGGGTGGCACGTTGAAGAGGGAGATATCAATGGAGGAGGGTTTAAACCTGATATGCTG GTATCATTGACTGCACCAAAGCTCTGTGCAAAAAAATTTACCGGTCCACACCATTTTCTTGGGGGTAGATTTGTTCCCCCACCTATTGTGAGCAAATATAAGCTTCATCTTCCTCCATATCCCGGTACCTCAATGTGTGTGAGAATTGGAAAAGCTCCATCTGTTGACATTTCATCTCTAAGAGAAAATTACATCTCCCCTGAACTTCTCGAGAATCAGGTGATGCCTGATCCATTTGATCAG TTCGTTAGATGGTTTGATGAAGCTGTTACTGCTGGTCTACGTGAACCAAATGCTATGGCTTTAACAACTGCCGATAAGGAGGGAAAACC TTCGTCAAGAATGGTTCTTTTAAAGGGTGTTGATAAGCAGGGATTTGTTTG GTATACAAATTATGGTAGCCAGAAGGCACATGATTTATCTGAGAATCCAAATGCCGCTCTGCTTTTCTACTGGAATGAGATGAACCGGCAG GTAAGAGTAGAAGGTTCTGTTCAGAAGGTTCCAGAAGAAGAATCTGAGAAGTATTTCCACAGCCGCCCACGAGGGAGTCAACTTGGTGCAATAGTCAGCAAGCAG AGCACTATCATTCCTGGAAGGGAAGTTCTTCAGCAGGCGTACAAGGAATTGGAACAAAAGTATTCTGATGG CAGCGTGATCCCAAAACCTGATTACTGGGGTGGGTACAGATTAACACCAAAACTTTTTGAGTTCTGGCAAGGCCAACAGTCTCGACTGCATGACCG GCTTCAGTATTCACTGCGAGAAGTAGATAGGAGCACGGTATGGCACATCGAGAGGTTGTCCCCTTGA
- the LOC127753210 gene encoding ent-kaurenoic acid oxidase 1-like, with the protein MGLPFVGETLALLWYFNLARRPDAFIEAKRRRYCYGDGDDDAGIYRTHLFGSPAVLVCSPASNGFVFRSAPPGSFGVGWPDPELVGVSSIVNVHGSRHARLRRFVLGAINSPNSLRSFAEVVQPRVAAALRSWAAKGTITAATEIKKVTFENICRMFVSMEPSPATAKIDEWFAGLVAGFRALQLDIPGTAFHHARKCRRKLNSVFREEVERRKLKAKLEEHDDVMSGLMRMKDEQGRRLGDDEVVDNIVSLVLGGYESTSSAIMWATYHLAKLPAVLAKLREENLAIAKEKNGASFITLDDISKMKYTAKVVEETIRLANISPMLYRVALRDVEYRGYTIPEGWKVIVWIRSLHVDPKYYDDPLSFNPDRWDKAAKLGTYQVFGGGERICAGNMLARLQLTIMLHHLSCGYKWELLNPDAGVVYLPHPRPTDGAAMSFSKL; encoded by the exons ATGGGCCTGCCGTTCGTCGGCGAGACCCTCGCCCTGCTCTGGTACTTCAacctcgcccgccgccccgaCGCCTTCATCGAGGCCAAGAGGCGGCGCTACTgctacggcgacggcgacgacgacgccggcatCTACCGGACGCACCTGTTCGGATCGCCCGCGGTGCTCGTCTGCTCGCCGGCGTCCAACGGGTTCGTGTTCCGGTCGGCGCCGCCCGGCAGCTTCGGCGTCGGTTGGCCGGAcccggagctcgtcggcgtctcGTCGATCGTGAACGTGCACGGCAGCCGGCACGCCAGGCTGCGCAGGTTCGTCCTCGGCGCCATCAACAGCCCAAACTCCCTCCGGTCCTTCGCGGAGGTCGTCCAgccgcgcgtggcggcggcgctgcggtcGTGGGCGGCCAAGGgcaccatcaccgccgccaccgagatCAAGAAA GTGACGTTCGAGAACATATGCAGGATGTTCGTGAGCATggagccgtcgccggcgactgCCAAGATCGACGAGTGGTTCGCCGGATTGGTTGCCGGGTTCAGGGCGCTACAGTTGGACATCCCAGGAACCGCGTTCCACCACGCTCGAAAG TGCCGTAGGAAGCTGAACTCGGTGTTCAGGGAGGAGGTCGAGAGGAGGAAGCTGAAGGCGAAGTTAGAGGAGCACGACGATGTGATGAGCGGGCTGATGCGGATGAAGGATGAGCAGGGTCGGCGGCTgggcgacgacgaggtggtGGATAACATAGTCTCCCTTGTCTTGGGAGGCTACGAGTCCACCTCCAGCGCCATCATGTGGGCAACCTACCACCTCGCAAAATTGCCCGCTGTCCTTGCCAAGTTAAGA GAAGAGAATTTGGCcatagcaaaagaaaagaatggAGCCAGCTTCATTACTCTAGATGACATCTCCAAGATGAAGTACACAGCCAAG GTAGTGGAAGAAACAATTCGGTTGGCCAACATATCTCCGATGCTTTACCGGGTGGCACTCAGAGATGTCGAGTACCGAG GTTATACAATACCAGAGGGGTGGAAAGTAATTGTGTGGATCCGATCACTACATGTTGACCCTAAATATTACGATGATCCGTTGAGCTTCAACCCCGACAGATGGGAT AAAGCAGCGAAGCTAGGCACGTACCAGGTGTTCGGTGGCGGCGAGAGGATCTGCGCCGGCAACATGCTGGCAAGGCTGCAGCTAACCATCATGCTCCATCATCTCTCTTGTGGTTACAA ATGGGAGTTGTTGAATCCTGATGCAGGGGTTGTTTACCTTCCACACCCAAGGCCAACAGATGGGGCTGCCATGTCCTTTAGTAAACTCTGA